Proteins from one Prinia subflava isolate CZ2003 ecotype Zambia chromosome 4, Cam_Psub_1.2, whole genome shotgun sequence genomic window:
- the CAND1 gene encoding cullin-associated NEDD8-dissociated protein 1, whose protein sequence is MASASYHISNLLEKMTSSDKDFRFMATNDLMTELQKDSIKLDDDSERKVVKMILKLLEDKNGEVQNLAVKCLGPLVSKVKEYQVETIVDTLCTNMLSDKEQLRDISSIGLKTVIGELPPASSGSALAANVCKKITGRLTSAIAKQEDVSVQLEALDIMADMLSRQGGLLVNFHPSILTCLLPQLTSPRLAVRKRTIIALGHLVMSCGNMVFVDLIEHLLTELSKNDSMSTTRTYIQCIAAISRQAGHRIGEYLEKIIPLVVKFCNVDDDELREYCIQAFESFVRRCPKEVYPHVSTIINICLKYLTYDPNYNYDDEDEDENAMDADGGDDDDQGSDDEYSDDDDMSWKVRRAAAKCLDAVVSTRHEMLPEFYKTVSPALIARFKEREENVKADVFHAYLSLLKQTRPVQSWLCDPDAMEQGETPLTMLQSQVPNIVKALHKQMKEKSVKTRQCCFNMLTELVNVLPGALTQHVPVLVPGIIFSLNDKSSSSNLKIDALSCLYVILCNHSPQVFHPHVQALVPPVVACVGDPFYKITSEALLVTQQLVKVIRPLDQPTSFDATPYIKDLFTCTIKRLKAADIDQEVKERAISCMGQIICSLGDSLGTDLPSTLQIFLERLKNEITRLTTVKAMTLIAGSPLKIDLRPILGEGVPILASFLRKNQRALKLGTLSALDILIKNYSDSLTVAMIDAVLDELPPLISESDMHVSQMAISFLTTLAKVYPSSLSKISGSILNELIGLVRSPLLQGGALSAMLEFFQALVVTGTNNLGYMDLLRMLTGPVYSQSTALTHKQSYYSIAKCVAALTRACPKEGPAVVGQFIQDVKNSRSTDSIRLLALLSLGEVGHHIDLSGQIELKSVILEAFSSPSEEVKSAASYALGSISVGNLPEYLPFVLQEITSQPKRQYLLLHSLKEIISSASVIGLKPYVENIWALLLKHCECAEEGTRNVVAECLGKLTLIDPETLLPRLKGYLASGSSYARSSVVTAVKFTISDHPQPIDPLLKNCIGDFLKTLEDPDLNVRRVALVTFNSAAHNKPSLIRDLLDTVLPHLYNETKVRKELIREVEMGPFKHTVDDGLDIRKAAFECMYTLLDSCLDRLDIFEFLNHVEDGLKDHYDIKMLTFLMLVRLSTLCPSAVLQRLDRLVEPLRATCTTKVKANSVKQEFEKQDELKRSAMRAVAALLTIPEAEKSPLMSEFQSQISSNPELAAIFESIQKDSSSTNLESMDTS, encoded by the exons ATGGCGAGCGCCTCGTACCACATCTCCAACCTGCTGGAGAAAATGACATCCAGCGACAAGGACTTCAG GTTTATGGCTACTAATGACTTGATGACAGAACTACAGAAAGATTCTATCAAGCTGGATGATGACAGTGAGAGAAAGGTGGTGAAGATGATTTTGAAATTACTGGAAGATAAAAATGGTGAAGTGCAAAACTTAGCTGTCAAATG CCTGGGACCTCTGGTGAGTAAAGTGAAGGAGTATCAAGTGGAGACCATTGTGGATACCCTCTGTACAAACATGCTTTCAGATAAAGAGCAGTTACGTGACATTTCAAGCATTGGTCTTAAAACTGTGATTGGAGAACTTCCCCCAGCTTCCAGTG GTTCTGCATTAGCAGCTAATGTTTGCAAAAAGATCACAGGGCGTCTCACTAGTGCTATAGCCAAGCAGGAGGATGTGTCTGTTCAACTGGAGGCACTGGATATCATGGCTGATATGCTGAGCAG GCAAGGAGGACTGCTTGTTAACTTCCATCCTTCAATTCTGACCTGTCTGCTCCCCCAGCTGACCAGCCCAAGACTTGCTGTGAGGAAAAGAACCATCATTGCTCTTGGTCACCTGGTTATGAGTTGTGGCAATATGGTTTTTGTTGACCTCATTGAACATCTGTTGACAGAGCTGTCTAAAAATGATTCCATGTCAACAACTAGGACCTATATACAGTGTATTGCTGCTATCAGTAGGCAAGCAGGTCACAGAATAG GAGAGTATCttgagaaaataattcctttggTTGTAAAGTTTTGTAATGTAGATGATGATGAACTGCGAGAGTATTGCATTCAAGCCTTTGAATCTTTTGTTAGGAG GTGTCCTAAAGAAGTTTATCCTCATGTGTCTACTATTATAAACATTTGTCTTAAATATCTTACTTATGATCCTAATTACAATTatgatgatgaagatgaagatgaaaatGCTATGGATGctgatggtggtgatgatgatgatcaAG ggAGTGATGATGAATATAGTGATGATGATGACATGAGCTGGAAAGTGAGGCGTGCAGCTGCTAAATGTCTGGATGCTGTGGTTAGCACACGACATGAAATGCTTCCAGAATTCTACAAGACTGTATCTCCTGCTTTAATAGCCAGATTCAAAGAACGTGAAGAGAATGTTAAAGCGGATGTTTTTCATGCAtatctttctcttttgaaaCAAACTCGACCTGTGCAAAGTTGGCTTTGTGATCCTGATGCAATGGAACAAGGAGAGACACCTTTGACAATGCTTCAGAGTCAG GTTCCCAACATAGTTAAAGCCTTGCACAAACAGATGAAGGAGAAGAGTGTGAAGACTCGTCAGTGCTGCTTTAACATGCTGACTGAGCTAGTAAATGTGCTACCTGGAGCCCTAACACAACATGTTCCTGTACTTGTTCCAG ggataattttttcactgaatgACAAATCAAGTTCTTCTAATCTGAAGATAGATGCTTTGTCCTGTTTGTATGTGATCCTCTGCAATCATTCTCCCCAAGTCTTTCATCCTCATGTTCAAGCATTGGTACCTCCAGTTGTAGCTTGTGTTGGTGATCCATTTTACAAGATAACATCAGAGGCACTTTTGGTTACCCAACAACTTGTGAAGGTTATTCGTCCTTTAGACCAGCCTACTTCCTTTGATGCTACTCCTTACATCAAAGATTTGTTTACTTGTACAATCAAGAGATTAAAGGCTGCTGACATTGATCAGGAGGTGAAAGAAAGGGCAATATCTTGCATGGGTCAAATAATTTGTAGCCTTGGTGACAGTCTAGGCACAGACCTGCCTAGTACACTTCAGATCTTTCTAGAGAGACTGAAGAACGAGATCACTCGGCTAACTACAGTGAAGGCCATGACATTGATTGCTGGTTCTCCTTTGAAGATAGATTTGAGACCAATCCTTGGGGAAGGAGTTCCTattcttgcttcttttttgaGAAAGAACCAGCGAGCTTTGAAGCTGGGCACTCTTTCTGCGCtagatattttaattaagaattACAGTGACAGCTTGACAGTTGCCATGATTGATGCAGTCCTGGATGAGCTTCCACCTCTGATTAGCGAAAGTGATATGCATGTATCACAGATGGCCATCAGTTTTCTGACAACGCTGGCTAAAGTATATCCTTCCTCCCTGTCAAAGATTAGTGGCTCCATTCTCAATGAACTTATTGGGCTGGTAAGATCACCCCTACTTCAGGGTGGAGCGCTTAGTGCCATGCTAGAATTTTTCCAAGCTTTGGTTGTGACTGGTACAAATAATTTAGGCTATATGGATTTACTGCGCATGTTAACGGGCCCAGTGTActcccagagcacagcacttACTCACAAGCAGTCTTACTATTCCATTGCCAAATGTGTTGCTGCCCTTACTCGAGCCTGCCCTAAGGAAGGACCGGCTGTTGTAGGTCAGTTCATTCAAGACGTTAAGAACTCGAGGTCCACAGATTCCATTCGTCTCTTGGCTTTGCTTTCTCTTGGGGAAGTTGGGCATCACATTGACTTAAGTGGACAAATAGAGCTGAAGTCTGTAATACTGGAAGCGTTCTCCTCTCCTAGTGAAGAAGTCAAGTCAGCGGCATCGTACGCCTTAGGCAGTATTAGTGTTGGCAATCTTCCTGAGTATCTGCCGTTTGTCCTACAAGAAATAACCAGCCAGCCTAAGAGGCAATACCTTCTTCTGCATTCcttgaaagaaataattagCTCTGCGTCAGTGATTGGTCTCAAACCATATGTTGAAAACATCTGGGCCTTACTCCTGAAACACTGTGAATGTGCAGAAGAGGGTACAAGGAATGTTGTTGCTGAATGCTTGGGCAAGCTTACGTTGATAGACCCAGAGACTCTGCTTCCACGACTCAAGGGATACTTGGCATCAG GGTCCTCATATGCTCGAAGTTCAGTGGTTACTGCTGTTAAGTTCACTATTTCTGATCATCCACAACCCATAGACCCACTCTTGAAGAACTGCATAG GTGATTTTCTGAAAACTCTGGAGGACCCAGATCTCAATGTCAGGAGAGTAGCCCTAGTGACATTTAATTCAGCTGCCCACAATAAACCATCTTTGATAAGGGACCTCTTAGATACTGTGCTTCCTCATCTTTACAATGAAACAAAAGTCAGAAAGGAATTAATCAGAGAG GTGGAAATGGGACCATTTAAGCATACAGTTGATGATGGGTTGGACATAAGGAAAGCAGCTTTTGAGTGCATGTACACTCTATTGGATAGCTGTTTGGATAGACTAGATATATTTGAGTTCTTAAACCATGTTGAAGATGGTCTAAAGGATCACTATGATATTAAG ATGCTGACCTTTTTAATGCTGGTGAGGCTGTCTACCCTGTGTCCaagtgcagtgctgcagagactGGACAGGCTCGTCGAACCTTTGCGTGCTACATGTACAACTAAG GTTAAGGCGAACTCGGTGAAACAGGAGTTTGAAAAGCAAGATGAACTAAAACGATCTGCTATGAGAGCTGTAGCAGCACTTCTAACCATTCCAGAAGCAGAGAAGAGTCCATTAATGAGTGAATTTCAGTCACAGATAAGCTCTAACCCTGAGCTGGCAGCCATCTTTGAGAGTATCCAAAAAGATTCATCATCCACTAACTTGGAATCAATGGACACTAGTTAG